ATCCGCTGCACCGGTGGATCTCCCCGCTCGTACGTGAGCGCGAGCTGGTAGTTCACGTCGTACCTCGTCAGGTCGGGCGTGGACGGAAAGCTGGGGTCCACCGTGAAGCGCGGGAAGTCCAGCTCCACCTTTTGGAGGCTGTCCCCCGACGCTTCCAGAAGGGTGAGCATAAACTGGACCTCCCGGCCTTTGTTCCAGCCCACGAAGAAACCAGGAGGCGCCTGGGCTTCCGCGCCTGGATCGGGAATATAGGTAAAGAGGCCCGGTTGGTCGGCGGGCTCCGGCGTCAGGCTCCTCTCGTAGTTCGGCTGCACCGTCCGCCCTTCCACGGCGGCCTCGATGTTGATCCGCACGACCTCCGGCGTCAGGGGCTCGAGGAACTCCGGCGGCGGCTTGCAGTTCGGATCGGTGTTCGGATTGCAGGGTGGCGGCGCCGTCCGCGGCGAGAAGCTGTCGCAGGCGCCGAGGCAAAGCAACACCACGGCAGCAAGGACCAAGAGCAGGAGCGATCCGCCGCGCTGCGCCACGTCTGGCAACCGGAGAAGCTCCTTTCGAAGCGTCTCAGAAGGTGTAGGAGAGGGTGGAGTTAACATTGTAATACACGGCTCGGTTCAGGCTGACGTTGAAGCTCTGGTTCCGCGTCAGCTCGGCATCGAGCTTGAGATCCCCCAGCTGGATGTTGGAGTTGAGACCCAGCGCCAGGTTGCCCCGGTCGGTGACCGAGGCGCCGATGGGCCGCCCGGCGAAGAAGTTGGTGCGGTGTTCCCGCGTGGAGACCTGCCTGGAAACGAAAGCGAGCTTGCCTCCCAGGATGAGATCGTAGTGCATGCCCAGCTCGATTTCATCCGTCTTGGTACGCGCCGAGGGGGCGAAGAAGCGCTCCGGCGAACGCGGCTGCTTGAGCAGGTAGTTGCCGTTGTCCTGCAGCCGGTAGTCGAAGCGGCCGTCGAGGGTGAGACGAGAGGTCATCTCGTACCGGAGCGACGTCTGCAGGAAGTGGTTGCGGTTCAAGGTGTCGCCAACCCGCGTGATTTCGTCGAAGACTTGGTCCACCACCTTGGAGGCGAGGCCGTAGAACTGCCGCACCGCGACGCGCGGCGTGATCTGGTAGTCGAAGGTCTGGCGGACGATGTACTCGGTCTCGTCCCGGCTGTCCCGTGAGCGCCGGGGGTCGATGAAGGCTTGGTCGAAGGTGCGCACATAGGCCTCCACCCACGCCTTGGCCTTGCTGCTGATCTGTCCGTCCAGTCGTGCCCCCAGCTGGGAGCGGAAGTCGTCGCGATCGCCGAGCCCCGCCGGGCCCGGGTGGGAGTAGAAGCCCTGTTGCAGCTCGATGTTGCCGTAGAGCCGCACTTTCATCGTGCCGGTGAGGCTCTGCAGGATCTCGGCGGTGAGCGTGCGCCCCTCGTCCTCCCGCGTCTGCGGGTTGAGGGGCTGCGTCGTGTTCTTGGGATCGTCCTTGTCGACATCGGCGCGCGTTCCCTCCAAGGTCAGACGCAGCTGGCCGTTCTTCCGGTAGCGCAAGGTCGTCCCCAGGTTCCAGCGCAGGCGCTGGGCGTCCTCGAACACGGTGGTGCGTAACAAGGCACTCACGGAATCGCGGGAGAGCTCGATACCATAGGTCGCCGACAGGAAGCGCCAGGGCTCGGCGCTACCATTCAGGCGGAGGGCGCGGGAAAAGCGCGTTTCCGTTTCGACGGCGAACTTGGTGGGGTCCTGGATGCTGCCCCCAGAGTTCCGCGACACGTCGGTGTAGGAGAACTCGGTGCGGCGCACCTGGAACTCCACGTTGAGCTGCGGGAAGCGCTTGCCGAGGGGCATGTCGACGCGGATGGCGAGAGTGTCGCCGGAGCTGGGCTGCGACGACTCCCCGCTCGAGCCCTGCGCCACGCTGAACACCTGGTCGTTCACCGCCCGCCCGTAACGGCCGCGCAGCTTGAGCCACGGTAGGCGGTCGAAGCCCATGCCGGCGCCCCAGGTGTTGCCCGTCGTCTGGGTGGAGCGGGCGCCCTGACCGGTGCTCTGGGTGTTCTGGATGGTCTGCTCGTCGCCGCTGTGGCTGCGGCCGTAGGAGGCGTTGACGCTGAGGCCGCGGAGGAGCGAGCGCGACAGGCCGGCGGAAAGCGCGGCGGTGCGGTTCTCGGTCAAGTCGGTGGCGCGTCCCGTGGTGGTGCGGGTCCCGAGGGAGGAACGGACCGTGCTGCCGGCGGAGAGGCCGAATTGGAGCCCCTGCCGCGGCAGCGGCACGGTGAGCGAGGTGCCGATGCTGTTCGTTTCGTTTTCCGAGTCCTGCGAGAGACGGAGCTCCTGGTCGCGCCCCAGGCTCGCCGACATGCTGATCCCGGAGCGATCGGCGAGCCCGGCCCCGAGGGAGGTGGTGAGACGCATGCGGTCGTTGGTGCTGTTCAGGCTCGATTGCAGCGTCGGCGAGAAGCCACGGTCCACGGCGACGACGGGCGTGCTCCCCGGTGCTCCCAGATTGCCGAACGGCGACGGAGTGGCGGTGGCGGTGGTGGAGTCCTGGGAAGTGCCGGCGGCCAGGCTGTCTTGACTCCCGGAACCGAAGCCCCCCAGGCCTGCACCAGCGCCGAGGGAATCGGCGGCAGCCGAGTCGGTCGCGGCCTGGGCGGGCGCCGGAGCCGACGGGGAAGCGGGAGCGGTACCCGGAGCTCCAGGCGCCGCCGTCCCGGGAGGAGACCCGGGCAAGCTTCCCGAGCGTGCCTGCTTGGCGAGGCGCGCCAGCAGCGACGGGTCGAAGACTCCGGACTCCGTGGCTTTTTTCAGCGCTTCCATGTCGGACGCGGCCTGAAGGCTGTCGCCGCTGGCGGGGCGCGTCTTCCAGGTGCTGAAGCGCTGCTCCCAGCGCTCGCCGCTCAAGCTGTCGCCACGGGTGCGGGCATAGCGATCGAGGGGCCACATGGCGACGGCGTGTCGCGGAACGCTGCAGAGGGCCAGCACCAGGAGGATTCCTGCTGTGCGGAAGGCAGCAGACACGTCAGACCTCCGCTCCAGAAGCCGCGCTCGCGGGCAACGCATGCAAGAGACGGACGAACTCGCCCACCTGCAGCGATTCCGGACGCCGCCCGAGGTCGAGAGCGGCGGCGTTGCCGCAGGCGGCCAGCGCGGCAGCATCGAGGCCGTAGAACTTTTTCAGCGTGTTGCGCAGCACCTTGCGGCGTTCGTTGAAGACGTGGCGCACGAGACGGACGTAGGCGGCGCGCTCGCCCCACGGCAAGGCGGGGCCGGCAGCGCGGGGCGTGAGGCGAAGAATGGCGGAATCCACGCGCGGCGGCGGCAAGAAGGCGCCCGGCTTCACCCGCGCCGCCAGGCGAACATCGTAGTACGCCTGCAGGATCGCGCTCGTGACCCCGTAGTCCTTCGTTCCTGGCGCGCTGCGAATCCGCTCCGCCACCTCGCGCTGCACCATGAGGACGGCTTGCTGCAAGCGGTCTTCCAACTCGAGGAGGCCGAACAGCACCGTGCTGGTCAGCTGATAGGGCAGGTTCCCGGCGACCGCGAGGCGTGGCGCGCCGAGACGCCGACGCAGCAA
The Candidatus Krumholzibacteriia bacterium genome window above contains:
- the rsmA gene encoding 16S rRNA (adenine(1518)-N(6)/adenine(1519)-N(6))-dimethyltransferase RsmA produces the protein MTHPVVERLQRHGLRPRKELGQHFLVDRRVLQRLVQTIAPAPGTAIVDLGAGPGVLTEQLLEGGAQVVAVELDDGLAALLRAELGGRPRFELLHMDLAALDLELLRRRLGAPRLAVAGNLPYQLTSTVLFGLLELEDRLQQAVLMVQREVAERIRSAPGTKDYGVTSAILQAYYDVRLAARVKPGAFLPPPRVDSAILRLTPRAAGPALPWGERAAYVRLVRHVFNERRKVLRNTLKKFYGLDAAALAACGNAAALDLGRRPESLQVGEFVRLLHALPASAASGAEV